A single genomic interval of Carassius carassius chromosome 24, fCarCar2.1, whole genome shotgun sequence harbors:
- the invs gene encoding inversin isoform X1, which produces MAMLLPQNPSQVHAAAVNGDKNTLQRLISAESRLRDSEDQFGRTPLMYCVLADRLDCAEVLLKAGAAVNNTDHSQRTALHLAAQKGNVRFMKLLLSRHADWRLKDLEEMTPLHLATRHSSSKPLSLLLKHMAPGEVDTQDRNKQTALHWSAFYNHPEHVKLLIKHDSNIGIPDSEGKIPLHWAAHNKHPNATRTVRCILEAAPTESLLNWQDYEGRTPLHFAVADGNEAVVEVLTSYEGCSVTAYDNLFRTPLHWAALLGHAKIVHLLLERNKSGMIPSDSQGATPLHYGAQSNYADTVAVFLKHPSVRDEPDLEGRTAFMWAAGKGSDDVIKAMLDLKKDLDINMTDKYGGTALHAAALSGHVSTVRLLLEQGAMVDPLDVMKHTPLFRACEMGHRDVILTLIKGGARVDLVDIDGHSALHWAALGGNAEVCEVLMENGISPNLQDHAGRTPLQCAAYAGYINCMALLIQHDADPNIQDKEGRTALHWSCNNGYLDAVKLLLGCGAFPNHMEHTEERYTPLDYALLGEHQELTQFLLEHGALSIAAIQDIAASSIQALYKGYKVRRAFRERKKLLMRHEQLRKDAAKKREEERRREAEQQLSLAEADQKKLVSLAEVRVEKLSLDETEQSVKDPVAVKGHKHRKSPSAHNIQSQSRREKKHRTERRTRDAETPEASLSLATSGLTVTPLSTRKCSGTVEEECVMETHSLDTCISVGCGSTYERRSPAGSSRPGSAKPVSSGARVASGHIETTTTPKSAVHNRPRTTGAHLKQAALATPRSTEPPTDSICRSSSMENKPASEHKSTGTQQSNISNSTSVTRQKERRAEREMHRDKDSRSKTEGDKQAGREKHKFTGKEKDKERWMGRTRKKQVDKEKEKKRDSIHSKNQAAIVIQRAWRRSCIRGRLHKLLCKTGKRAESAEVTSLLIQLLWGWPISYDHTHHKTSDVQAPSTRNVGKKSSVLQNIYGSTPSKRGPSLQAAVLKPQSQSQALLDLSLKTNKKLSAVECVSLVDTLSQAKQYSYHLRPSSAGSQSGQNRTKN; this is translated from the exons gCGATGCTGCTCCCCCAGAATCCATCTCAGGTGCATGCAGCTGCTGTGAATGGAGACAAGAACACCTTACAGAGACTGATCTCAG CAGAGTCTCGTCTGCGGGACAGTGAGGATCAGTTCGGCCGGACTCCTCTGATGTATTGTGTACTGGCCGACCGCTTGGACTGTGCAGAGGTGCTGCTTAAGGCTGGAGCAGCCGTCAACAACACTGACCACAGTCAGAGGACCGCACTGCACCTCGCAGCACAGaag GGCAACGTGCGCTTCATGAAACTCTTACTGTCACGCCACGCCGATTGGCGGTTAAAGGACCTGGAAGAAATGACTCCATTACACCTGGCAACGCGACACTCGAGTTCCAAACCTCTGTCTCTGCTCCTCAAGCACATGGCACCTGGTGAGGTGGACACACAGGACAGGAATAAG CAGACAGCTCTGCACTGGAGTGCCTTCTACAATCACCCCGAGCATGTTAAGCTGCTGATCAAGCACGATTCAAACATCGGGATCCCAGACAGCGAGGGGAAGATCCCTCTACACTGGGCGGCACATAACAAACACCCCAATGCCACACGTACGGTACGCTGTATTCTG GAAGCTGCTCCCACCGAGTCCCTGCTGAACTGGCAGGACTATGAGGGACGCACCCCTCTGCACTTTGCAGTGGCTGATGGGAATGAGGCGGTGGTGGAAGTGCTGACATCATACGAGGGCTGCAGTGTGACAGCCTATGATAACCTGTTCAGGACACCACTGCACTGGGCGGCACTGCTGG GTCATGCTAAGATTGTACACCTTCTGTTGGAGAGAAACAAGTCTGGGATGATCCCATCAGACAGTCAGGGAGCAACACCTCTGCACTATGGAGCTCAGAGCAACTATGCT GACACAGTGGCAGTTTTTTTAAAACACCCCTCTGTGCGAGATGAGCCTGATCTGGAGGGACGAACAGCTTTCATGTGGGCTGCAGGGAAGGGCAGCGATGATGTCATCAAAGCTATGCTGGATCTGAAAAAGGACCTGGACATAAACATGACTGACAAATATGGAGGGAcag cgCTTCATGCGGCTGCACTCTCAGGGCATGTGTCCACTGTGCGGTTGTTGCTCGAGCAGGGAGCCATGGTGGACCCGCTGGACGTAATGAAACACACACCTCTGTTCCGTGCATGTGAGATGGGCCATCGAGATGTCATTCTAACGCTCATCAAAG GAGGGGCTCGTGTTGATCTGGTAGACATAGACGGTCACTCTGCTCTTCACTGGGCAGCTCTGGGTGGTAATGCGGAGGTGTGCGAGGTGTTGATGGAGAACGGGATCAGTCCTAACCTGCAGGACCACGCAGGACGAACTCCCCTCCAGTGTGCGGCATATGCTGGCTACATCAACTGCATGGCCTTGCTCATTCAGCATGACGCAGACCCCAATATCCAGGACAAGGAG GGGAGAACCGCACTCCACTGGTCCTGTAATAACGGTTATCTGGATGCTGTGAAACTACTCCTGGGGTGTGGAGCCTTTCCCAACCATATGGAGCACACCGAGGAGAG GTACACTCCTCTAGACTATGCCCTGTTGGGAGAGCATCAAGAACTGACCCAATTTCTATTGGAGCATGGAGCTCTATCTATCGCCGCCATCCAGGACATCGCCGCCTCGTCCATCCAGGCTCTCTACAAGGGCTACAAGGTCCGACGGGCATTCAGAGAGCGCAAGAAGCTCCTCATGAGACACGAACAACTGCGCAAGGATGCTGCAAA GAAGAGGGAGGAGGAGCGCAGACGTGAGGCTGAGCAGCAGCTCTCATTGGCTGAGGCCGATCAGAAGAAGCTCGTCTCATTGGCTGAAGTCAGAGTGGAAAAACTGTCACTGGATGAAACGGAGCAGAGTGTTAAAGATCCAGTGGCGGTGAAGGGACACAAACACAGAAAATCCCCCAGTGCTCATAATATCCAATCACAGagcaggagagaaaaaaaacatagaacAG AGCGCAGAACGAGAGATGCTGAAACACCAGAGGCTTCTCTCTCTCTGGCAACCTCTGGTCTCACGGTGACCCCACTGAGCACCAGGAAGTGTTCAGGCACTGTAGAGGAGGAGTGTGTGATGGAAACTCACAGCCTAGACACATGCATATCCGTGGGATGTGGGTCCACATATGAGCGCCGATCCCCCGCTGGGTCAAGTCGACCAGGCAGTGCCAAACCGGTCAGCTCAGGGGCCCGTGTTGCATCAGGCCACATAGAAACCACCACAACGCCCAAATCAGCAGTACATAACAGACCCAGGACTACAGGGGCCCATTTAAAACAAGCAGCCTTGGCTACACCACGATCCACAGAGCCACCGACAGACAGCATTTGTAGATCATCGTCCATGGAGAACAAGCCAGCATCAGAGCACAAATCTACAGGAACCCAGCAATCTAACATCTCCAACTCCACCTCTGTCACACGACAAAAAGAGAGACGAGCAGAAAGAGAGATGCACAGAGATAAGGATTCAAGATCAAAGACTGAGGGGGATAAACAGGCTGGCAGAGAGAAACATAAATTTACAGGGAAGGAAAAAGACAAAGAGAGGTGGATGGgcagaacaagaaaaaaacaagttgacaaagagaaagaaaagaagagagaCAGCATCCATAGTAAAAACCAGGCTGCCATTGTGATACAGAGAGCATGGaggag GTCTTGTATTCGGGGTCGTCTTCATAAGTTACTGTGCAAGACAGGGAAAAGGGCGGAGTCTGCTGAAGTCACATCCCTGTTGATTCAGCTACTATGGGGGTGGCCTATCTCTTATGACCACACCCATCACAAAACTTCTGACGTTCAAGCTCCTTCCACCAGGAATGTAGGGAAAAAGAGCTCTGTGCTGCAAAATATATATG
- the invs gene encoding inversin isoform X2 yields the protein MPKMSSTNRREKTDQPNFTTKTQTALHWSAFYNHPEHVKLLIKHDSNIGIPDSEGKIPLHWAAHNKHPNATRTVRCILEAAPTESLLNWQDYEGRTPLHFAVADGNEAVVEVLTSYEGCSVTAYDNLFRTPLHWAALLGHAKIVHLLLERNKSGMIPSDSQGATPLHYGAQSNYADTVAVFLKHPSVRDEPDLEGRTAFMWAAGKGSDDVIKAMLDLKKDLDINMTDKYGGTALHAAALSGHVSTVRLLLEQGAMVDPLDVMKHTPLFRACEMGHRDVILTLIKGGARVDLVDIDGHSALHWAALGGNAEVCEVLMENGISPNLQDHAGRTPLQCAAYAGYINCMALLIQHDADPNIQDKEGRTALHWSCNNGYLDAVKLLLGCGAFPNHMEHTEERYTPLDYALLGEHQELTQFLLEHGALSIAAIQDIAASSIQALYKGYKVRRAFRERKKLLMRHEQLRKDAAKKREEERRREAEQQLSLAEADQKKLVSLAEVRVEKLSLDETEQSVKDPVAVKGHKHRKSPSAHNIQSQSRREKKHRTERRTRDAETPEASLSLATSGLTVTPLSTRKCSGTVEEECVMETHSLDTCISVGCGSTYERRSPAGSSRPGSAKPVSSGARVASGHIETTTTPKSAVHNRPRTTGAHLKQAALATPRSTEPPTDSICRSSSMENKPASEHKSTGTQQSNISNSTSVTRQKERRAEREMHRDKDSRSKTEGDKQAGREKHKFTGKEKDKERWMGRTRKKQVDKEKEKKRDSIHSKNQAAIVIQRAWRRSCIRGRLHKLLCKTGKRAESAEVTSLLIQLLWGWPISYDHTHHKTSDVQAPSTRNVGKKSSVLQNIYGSTPSKRGPSLQAAVLKPQSQSQALLDLSLKTNKKLSAVECVSLVDTLSQAKQYSYHLRPSSAGSQSGQNRTKN from the exons ATGCCAAAGATGTCTTCCACAAATCGCAGAGAGAAGACAGACCAACCCAATTTCACAACAAAGACA CAGACAGCTCTGCACTGGAGTGCCTTCTACAATCACCCCGAGCATGTTAAGCTGCTGATCAAGCACGATTCAAACATCGGGATCCCAGACAGCGAGGGGAAGATCCCTCTACACTGGGCGGCACATAACAAACACCCCAATGCCACACGTACGGTACGCTGTATTCTG GAAGCTGCTCCCACCGAGTCCCTGCTGAACTGGCAGGACTATGAGGGACGCACCCCTCTGCACTTTGCAGTGGCTGATGGGAATGAGGCGGTGGTGGAAGTGCTGACATCATACGAGGGCTGCAGTGTGACAGCCTATGATAACCTGTTCAGGACACCACTGCACTGGGCGGCACTGCTGG GTCATGCTAAGATTGTACACCTTCTGTTGGAGAGAAACAAGTCTGGGATGATCCCATCAGACAGTCAGGGAGCAACACCTCTGCACTATGGAGCTCAGAGCAACTATGCT GACACAGTGGCAGTTTTTTTAAAACACCCCTCTGTGCGAGATGAGCCTGATCTGGAGGGACGAACAGCTTTCATGTGGGCTGCAGGGAAGGGCAGCGATGATGTCATCAAAGCTATGCTGGATCTGAAAAAGGACCTGGACATAAACATGACTGACAAATATGGAGGGAcag cgCTTCATGCGGCTGCACTCTCAGGGCATGTGTCCACTGTGCGGTTGTTGCTCGAGCAGGGAGCCATGGTGGACCCGCTGGACGTAATGAAACACACACCTCTGTTCCGTGCATGTGAGATGGGCCATCGAGATGTCATTCTAACGCTCATCAAAG GAGGGGCTCGTGTTGATCTGGTAGACATAGACGGTCACTCTGCTCTTCACTGGGCAGCTCTGGGTGGTAATGCGGAGGTGTGCGAGGTGTTGATGGAGAACGGGATCAGTCCTAACCTGCAGGACCACGCAGGACGAACTCCCCTCCAGTGTGCGGCATATGCTGGCTACATCAACTGCATGGCCTTGCTCATTCAGCATGACGCAGACCCCAATATCCAGGACAAGGAG GGGAGAACCGCACTCCACTGGTCCTGTAATAACGGTTATCTGGATGCTGTGAAACTACTCCTGGGGTGTGGAGCCTTTCCCAACCATATGGAGCACACCGAGGAGAG GTACACTCCTCTAGACTATGCCCTGTTGGGAGAGCATCAAGAACTGACCCAATTTCTATTGGAGCATGGAGCTCTATCTATCGCCGCCATCCAGGACATCGCCGCCTCGTCCATCCAGGCTCTCTACAAGGGCTACAAGGTCCGACGGGCATTCAGAGAGCGCAAGAAGCTCCTCATGAGACACGAACAACTGCGCAAGGATGCTGCAAA GAAGAGGGAGGAGGAGCGCAGACGTGAGGCTGAGCAGCAGCTCTCATTGGCTGAGGCCGATCAGAAGAAGCTCGTCTCATTGGCTGAAGTCAGAGTGGAAAAACTGTCACTGGATGAAACGGAGCAGAGTGTTAAAGATCCAGTGGCGGTGAAGGGACACAAACACAGAAAATCCCCCAGTGCTCATAATATCCAATCACAGagcaggagagaaaaaaaacatagaacAG AGCGCAGAACGAGAGATGCTGAAACACCAGAGGCTTCTCTCTCTCTGGCAACCTCTGGTCTCACGGTGACCCCACTGAGCACCAGGAAGTGTTCAGGCACTGTAGAGGAGGAGTGTGTGATGGAAACTCACAGCCTAGACACATGCATATCCGTGGGATGTGGGTCCACATATGAGCGCCGATCCCCCGCTGGGTCAAGTCGACCAGGCAGTGCCAAACCGGTCAGCTCAGGGGCCCGTGTTGCATCAGGCCACATAGAAACCACCACAACGCCCAAATCAGCAGTACATAACAGACCCAGGACTACAGGGGCCCATTTAAAACAAGCAGCCTTGGCTACACCACGATCCACAGAGCCACCGACAGACAGCATTTGTAGATCATCGTCCATGGAGAACAAGCCAGCATCAGAGCACAAATCTACAGGAACCCAGCAATCTAACATCTCCAACTCCACCTCTGTCACACGACAAAAAGAGAGACGAGCAGAAAGAGAGATGCACAGAGATAAGGATTCAAGATCAAAGACTGAGGGGGATAAACAGGCTGGCAGAGAGAAACATAAATTTACAGGGAAGGAAAAAGACAAAGAGAGGTGGATGGgcagaacaagaaaaaaacaagttgacaaagagaaagaaaagaagagagaCAGCATCCATAGTAAAAACCAGGCTGCCATTGTGATACAGAGAGCATGGaggag GTCTTGTATTCGGGGTCGTCTTCATAAGTTACTGTGCAAGACAGGGAAAAGGGCGGAGTCTGCTGAAGTCACATCCCTGTTGATTCAGCTACTATGGGGGTGGCCTATCTCTTATGACCACACCCATCACAAAACTTCTGACGTTCAAGCTCCTTCCACCAGGAATGTAGGGAAAAAGAGCTCTGTGCTGCAAAATATATATG